From the Lathyrus oleraceus cultivar Zhongwan6 chromosome 3, CAAS_Psat_ZW6_1.0, whole genome shotgun sequence genome, the window caaagctcatatttggacatcatgaatgaaaatttcaaatcaaaacaggaatgattcaaataattctggaaaatttcatgagcattcaacacatccaacatgatccacatacaaaaaatcaaaagcatcaaagatcatttggcatggaaattaaattgcacaagttgaacaaccaagtgtgtgacacaaattgtcacaccatgttaacatgTACACAAAATagaaatggagcatgggaaaaatgtcaaaccaaaaccaaaatgtcaatcaacatgttaagaagcatcatgcaaaatttcaagcaatttggatcaatatcaagcatttcatgatagaagaagcaaggcaaggtcataaaagcacatgtgttcaatcattctaacacaaacagaaatccagccatgcacaacttcaaaattcatcatcataaaaaactagacaaacagaggatcattttgcaaaaaaattggaatcattttagccatttttcaatttgttatggatttttaaagttggagaaaaaaaaatttgaaatgaaatgaagTATGGCAtggaaatatggagggaaagATGAACATGAgaaattaatttgaatttatGTTATCACCAGGATTCGAAGCGTGTAActggaaaaatgaaaataaaacacAAAAACGCCAGCGCCAGGGATCGAAGGGAGAACCAACGGATCAAATGCGCCTGGGCGCGTGTTCTTGAACAAGAACCCTAGCGCCTGCTAGCGACGGACAGATGCGGATGCTAccatgaagatcttcatcttcttcatgaagatgaagatgaacagcATGAATGTTCATCCaaatttttccagattttccagaattgctcagaatttcaAAAAATTTATACCAAAACGAAGCTCATGCAAAGGAGATTATAGATCAAGCATCAATTCATCCTAATTCAACATGATtcatgcaaatcgaagcaaataaagtttgacattcaaaacttcaatcaagcatatctctctcaattcttaCCCAAATCAcacaaaatttatatcaaaacgatcagcaacatgagatctacaagaatatatgcatggatttgagaattatgaaggtcgaaaaactcacctcttgaagagcaggttctgaTTTTGCACGATCCAAAGCTCCAGATGATCCAAATCTCCTTCTGAATACTTGTagtgatgattgatgaagaatttgaggctTAGAAACGTGTAGATCCAGCTTAATTTGAAATTGCCATCAACACCTTCAAGCATGCATGAATCTGGCACGAAATCTTCAAACAAATGATGGATTCACACTCAATTacactcactgatcatgaatcttcaacaaaaacaatGGGTTATGTTGTagaattttgaaatttgatttgaagaaaattttggagggagatgaaaactagatctagaaatggtgaattgtgattaacccttccaaattctgttagattagagtatttatatgaagtcactacgccaaaaatgacttttaacagcgcatcttagacagcgcttttaaaagaaagcgctgtctaaggttaaaattaaaataaaacacggaaaatgttccaaaaaaataatgaaagcgctgtctaaggaggggtcttagacagcgctttctaaaagcgctgtctaagacccccccttagacagcgcttttaggaagcgcttttaaatatagaccttagttagcgcttttgataaagcgctgtctaaagtctttaaattcTGAGGAGGGGTGTAAGGTTGTTCTAGGATTTAGCCAGCAAGTTCAATGGGGCAAAGTGGCCTTGGGCGTAAAACATGAAGCCATGTGAGAGGGGAGAAATCATAAAGCTCATTTCATACTTCATTATACATTTCATGGTCACATGTCTATTATATAGTCCTCACCTAAGACCAATACCTCACTGTGCCGGAAATTGCCTATGGTGGTGGCGGAGGTCCAAATGCCTCCATACATATATCAATTTGTTTATCTTGACACCCTCTCTCACAATCTAACAACGATTTCCTCTAATTCCTACACAAGGTTCTGAATCGAGCCAACAAATCTATAAACCCTAAGAGACAAAATCCAAAATTAAATGATGCTGAGGAGTTGAACGGAGCTCAACCCCTAGGGGTTTGACTCCCTTATGAAGATGCTACATGGAAGCAACGAGTTTAAGaaagaaaataaattgcaaaGGATTAATTAACCTACAAGAGCGACTTGGTGATGTTGCAAGCGAAGGTGACGCAAATGATTCAAGAAAATATAGAAGATCTTCAATCCAGTAACCACTTCGACTCTCAAGTTCTTTTAGGTTTCTGATTTCTTCTTTCTCTTCTTCTACCCTTAGTCTGTAGGAGCTTTTGCAAATGCTTTGTGTTGTCCTTGTTGTTCTGAACACGTAAGAGTGAGTGTGGATATGTTAAAGAGGAGAGAGAACTCATAGAGAATTGAGAATTCAGAGAGAATGATTTTCAGTGATTTTTTGTGAAAGGAATCATTTTTTTCAATTGAAGAGTGAATTGGGAATATATATACAGGATAATCCCTAACTTATTCGGGCAGACTTCGGAAATGGTAGTTGAAGGTTTGAGCATCGTTTATGTTAATGGTTCACATGAATGAAGTTGTTAGGACTATTAAATATGTTAACTCTATATTAGGGTTCTGCTACAATTAGTTGGAGCTTAAATTGGAGTGAGTTCAGTTGGTGTAGTTAGTTGGTGAAGTAGAACTCAATGGATGAAAAAGGTCTGTTAGGAGTTAGTGTTTGAGATGTTAGAAAAAATTTATGATATGTTGGTGTGAGTGGGTTACTTAGGCGCTAGCACTGTCAGTAGGGTAATTAGATTGTTGGAAGGTTAGTTTGATAGATTGAATGGTTAGAAGAAAGTTAGGATGTGTTGATTTGGTGAATGGAAATGTAAATTGCAGGTTATATGCCTTTTGAGTTGAATGTTATGGAGTTGCAATGCAAACTAGATTGCTTGAATCATAGCAGCAGAGCACCTACATAATGGTAGCAAATGATGGATCAAGCTTAAGTGTTCTCATTGTTTATAGATTTGTATTTTCTACTGCTTTCACTGTGCCATTTGTTTTCTTCTTTGAAAGGTATATATATTTCTcttatataaataaaatatgtTTTGGTCTCTATAAAAAAATAATGTTTAATTATTTTTGGCATGTTTTCTCAGGAAAAGTGTGCAAAATTTGACTGGAAAGGTGTTATTCCAAGCTTTTCTTTGTGGATTATTTGGGTAAAATTTTCTATTAGATTAAGTATATGAGTATGATTTTAATAGAGTAATTTAAGCAAGGATTAAGTGTGAtgaaaatttaaaaaatttcagGGGATCATTACAACAAAACTTGTATATTAAATCTTTGGCTTTGGTATCTGCAACATATACTATAACCATGTTAAACCTCATTCCTGCCATTACCTATGTCCTGGCTGTTTCTCTAAGGTACGTAACACTATTAATCTTTGGCCTTTAGTCTCAAATTTTTGGAGGTCATATCGTACGTTATTCGCAGTTTAAATATGGCAAAACTAATAAAGGCTTTATTTTGCCGCAATTTAATTGTAACAAAATATTTTATGAGGTCTTACTTGACGTTAGCTTAACTGAGATAAATTTTAGGCTATATATGGAAGTCTGTCTTGCACGCCCTTAAAGACGGTCCTGAGAATTTCTCATGTTTTTTTAAGCGATTTTGGATTAAGCTGTGAAAATGtgttttgattgatttttgaAGAATGGAGAAGCCAAATCTTGGAACACCGGCTGGGAAAGCGAAGTTGATGGGAACATTAAGTGGAATTGGTGGTGCAATGATCCTAACTTTATATGAAGGCAAAAGATTATTTAACTTATCATTGCACATTGACTTGCTGCAAAATGCTACATCAACAACACATCATTCCCCTGCTGGTTCTCATGTTTGGGGACTCATGCTAGCTTTAGGCACTGCTCTCAGTTTCTCATTATGGTTTATAACACAGGTAGTTACAATTTCTAACTTAAATTTTACTATACAAAAATGTTGAAAACACTGTTTTCTTGTTTATAACATTATGAATATGGATAAACGCAGTCGAAGATGAGTCAGAATTTTCCGTGGCATTATTCAATTGCGGCGTTAACCTCTATAATGGGTGCAATTCAATCTTTTATATATGCTATTTGTACTGAGAGAGATTGGAGCC encodes:
- the LOC127130918 gene encoding WAT1-related protein At1g68170, with product MVANDGSSLSVLIVYRFVFSTAFTVPFVFFFERKSVQNLTGKVLFQAFLCGLFGGSLQQNLYIKSLALVSATYTITMLNLIPAITYVLAVSLRMEKPNLGTPAGKAKLMGTLSGIGGAMILTLYEGKRLFNLSLHIDLLQNATSTTHHSPAGSHVWGLMLALGTALSFSLWFITQSKMSQNFPWHYSIAALTSIMGAIQSFIYAICTERDWSQWKLDWNLRLLTAASAGILASGVCFVLLAWCVGMKGPLYVSAFNPLMLVLVAFISSFVLNEYITVGSLIGAALIVCGYYMLLWGKSKEARKMDNMNVIASENV